AGGTAAGAAGCTCCGCACCGGCGCCCTGCCCCTGTTCGAGGCGACCGGGAATTCGTATCTAGGCGTCATGAGTAGCCGCCCGCTTCAGGATCTGCCCGACCTCGACGATGCCGCCGACGATCTCGGCGTGGAGAGCGAGGACGATCTTCTTCTCGTCGCCCCGGAAGGCGAGGAGGCCGAGCCCGCGCCCGGCTCGGTGGCCACCGGCCGCGCCGCCATCCAGCGCGCCATCAAGCACGCGCCGAACGGGCCGGGCGTCTACCGCATGATCGGCGCGGACGGCGCGGTGCTCTATGTCGGCAAGGCCAAGAGCATCAGGAAGCGCATCATCGCCTACACCCGCCCGACAGGGCTGACCGCGCGCATCATGCGCATGGTGGCGGCGACGGTGGAGATGGAGTTCGTCTCCACCGGCACCGAGACCGAAGCGCTGCTGCTGGAAGCCAACCTCATCAAGCAGCTACGCCCGCGCTTCAACGTGCTGCTGCGTGACGACAAGTCATTTCCCTACATCCTCATCACCAAGGACCATGCCTCGCCGCAGATCACCAAGCATCGCGGCGCGCGCAACCGGCCGGGCGATTATTACGGGCCATTCGCCTCGGTCTGGGCGGTGAACCGCACCATCAACGCGCTGCAGAAGGCGTTCTTGGTCCGCTCCTGCTCGGACAGCTTTTATGAGGCGCGCACCCGGCCTTGCCTGCTGTTCCAGATCAAACGCTGCGCCGGCCCCTGCACGGGGGAGGTGAACCATAGCGACTACGCCGAATATGTCCGCGAGGCGCGCGAATTCCTGTCCGGCAAGAGCCGGGTGGTGAAGGAGCAGCTTGCCCGCGAGATGGAGCACGCCGCCGAGGAGCTGGAATTCGAGCGCGCCGCCGCGCTGCGCGACCGCCTCGCCGCGCTCTCGGCCGTGCAAGGCACGCAGGGTATCAACCCGCGCTCGGTGGAGGAGGCGGACGTGTTCGCCATCCATCAGGAAGGCGGGGCGACCTGCGTGCAGGTGTTCTTCTTCCGCACCGGCCAGAACTGGGGCAACCACGCGCTCTACCCGCGCGCCGACCGCAGCCTCGACCCCGGCGAGGTGCTCGGCGCCTTTCTCGCGCAGTTCTATGAGGACAAGCCCTGCCCGCGCCTCATCCTGCTGAGCGACGACATTGCCGAGCGTGAGCTGCTGGAGGAGGCGCTGTCCGCCCGCAGCGGCTACCGCGTCGAGATCGCCAGTCCCAAGCGCGGCGAGAAGCGCGAGCTGGTCGAGCACGCTTTGCAGAATGCGCGCGAGGCGCTCGGCCGCAAGCTCGCCGAGAGCGCCAGCCAGGCCCGCCTGCTCGACGAATTGCGCCGTACCTTCGCGCTGCCGGAGGTGCCCAAGCGCATCGAGGTCTACGACAACAGCCACATCATGGGCTCGAACGCGGTCGGCGGCATGATCGTCGCCGGGCCCGAGGGCTTCGCCAAGAGCCAGTACCGCAAGTTCAACATCCGCTCGGAGAACCTCACGCCGGGCGACGATTACGGCATGATGCGCGAGGTACTGACCCGGCGCTTCTCCCGCCTGATGAAGGAAGCACCGCGCGCGACGGCGTCAGTGCCGCCAGATGACGCCGGTGCCG
Above is a window of Ancylobacter sp. WKF20 DNA encoding:
- the uvrC gene encoding excinuclease ABC subunit UvrC, coding for MSSRPLQDLPDLDDAADDLGVESEDDLLLVAPEGEEAEPAPGSVATGRAAIQRAIKHAPNGPGVYRMIGADGAVLYVGKAKSIRKRIIAYTRPTGLTARIMRMVAATVEMEFVSTGTETEALLLEANLIKQLRPRFNVLLRDDKSFPYILITKDHASPQITKHRGARNRPGDYYGPFASVWAVNRTINALQKAFLVRSCSDSFYEARTRPCLLFQIKRCAGPCTGEVNHSDYAEYVREAREFLSGKSRVVKEQLAREMEHAAEELEFERAAALRDRLAALSAVQGTQGINPRSVEEADVFAIHQEGGATCVQVFFFRTGQNWGNHALYPRADRSLDPGEVLGAFLAQFYEDKPCPRLILLSDDIAERELLEEALSARSGYRVEIASPKRGEKRELVEHALQNAREALGRKLAESASQARLLDELRRTFALPEVPKRIEVYDNSHIMGSNAVGGMIVAGPEGFAKSQYRKFNIRSENLTPGDDYGMMREVLTRRFSRLMKEAPRATASVPPDDAGAAATELPTPEREDAEETSAATSAWPDLVLIDGGPGQLKAASETLASLGITDVPLIGVAKGPDRDAGRETFYREGQTPFRLEPRDPVLYFVQRLRDEAHRFAIGSHRARRKKDITQAGLQEIPGVGPTRKRALLRHFGTLKAIERASLADLEGVPGVNAATARAVYDFFHARPS